TAAACCGGTATGCTTAAGGACAAGAAGAGACGATCGTATTGCGAGTGGCTCAAGGCCATTGACACCTTAGTCTCTTCTTCCTGCCCTTAAGTATACACTATTATCCCTATCTCCTTTATATGACATAGTTCTCGATTACTTCAACGAGAACTAATTCTCTTTTGAAAATTTCCGAAGCGCCTTATGTATCCCGCTTCCATATTGAAATGACTTTTTCGGAAGGTCTACGATATTTTCCGGCAAATATTCCCTGAAAGTCTCGCGCAAAATATATTTTTGCACTCCATCCCTGATCTTCAAGCCCGGATCCGACTTCACGGCAATATCAACGACATCTTTTTCGAGAAATGGATAGATCGGTTTCATTTTGAAATTATCGAATATTTTATAGTTATATACCAGATTCGTTTTTCCGATATTCTTGATATCTTGCAAAATCTCATCTCCAAAATTTTCCGAATAGGGATACCTCGCAAACCCGCCGAACAATGTGTCCGCGCCCTGTCCCAAAACCAATTTATCAAATCCGTGTTTTCCGATCTCTTCCAGGATGATATATAGCGGGACATTCAGATCCGTGATGAGCCTGTCAGTCGTCCCGACCAGTTCAACGGTTCTTGCAAAATATTTTCCCAGGTCCGTTTCTTCAAGAGAAATGATATTCAATTCAAAACCCAAGAGCTCAGCGGACTTCCTGGCATTGATGACATCATGGGAATCCTTAAATCCCACGCAAAATAACATGGGCATCGAATATTTTGCAACCAGGTAGGCCATGATTGAAGAATCCAGCCCTCCCGAAAATGCAACGGCAACTTTCTCAGCGCCAGAAACCGACGATCTCACCGCCAGATCCAAGGCATCATGGAGTTCCTTCTTCAGCTTATTCTCATTGTCATCGTATTTTTTTGGTTTCTCAAGTTTTTCAAAATCAGCAAGCATTATTTCATTATAAATAGTAAATCAGGCCTTTCCGTCCCATTCTTGAAAAAATCTGTCCAGATATGCTTCCATGAAACTATGGCGGTCTTCAGCAAGCTCCTTTGCGGTCTCGGTATTCATTCTGTCCTTGAGAAGCAAAAGCTTTTCATAGAAATGATTTATGGTCGGACTTTCGCTTCTGAAATATTCTTCCTTCGATTGATGTATGGACGGTTCTTTATTCGGGTCATACATCGGACGATTTTTGTGTCCGCCATAAGCAAATGTGCGGGCAACACCGATAGCCCCGATAGCATCAAGGCGGTCGGAATCTTGAACAACCTTGCCTTCAAATGTTTTCATTTCAGTTATTACGCCCGCACCCTTGAAGGACATGTTCATAATGATACCGCAGACTTGGTCAGTGGTTTCGGCGGATACGGAATATTTTTCAAGAATTTGCCGGGCTATTTTCGGCCCGACAGTGTCGTCCCCTTCATAAAATTTCCAATCCGCTATATCGTGAAGAAGTGCGGCAAGTTCCACTATAAGAATATCGACATTCTCATTTTTGCCGATGTGTTTCGCCATATTCCAAACCCTTACAATATGCCACCAATCATGTCCCGATCCTTCGCCTTCGAGTCTTTGTTTTACTTCATCGGCAATTTTTTGAATTGTTTTTTCCTGCTCCGTATTCATATAATTAAAAATATTTCTTCGCTCAAAATACGAAACCACGACTTGATAATAAGATATTCAATTTCAATTATTTGCTCAATTTTTCATTTTGCTTTTTTCATTTTTCATTTTCAATGTGTCCTCGGCAGGAATCCCTGTCCGCCGCAGGAGGAGAACCTGCCACCGATTATTCCTTCCGACTATTAAGATATAGCTCCATCAATTTCACGTCATTAACATCTTTTTGGCGAACATCTCCGTCCTTGATCCATCCGCGTTTTATATCAAGCAGAAATCCAACTGTAATATAACGAACGTCGCCTATGATCGTCGAGTGACGTAATAGATCATTAAACCTCCAGGTTTTTCCGAGAACGTCCCAGCTTGTTCTAATCTCAAAAATATTATCAGTAAGCACTTCGCACCCATGATTTTGTTCTTTTTTAAAACGGTTATTGCCAGAAAATTCCCTATATTCAGCTTCGGCTATGACAAGGTCGATGTCTTTGCCCTCACGAAGATTGAGCGCGTTCAGAATGCCGGAACCTATAACAACAGCGTTTTCTTGATTTAGGCCAAGCTCATCAAGTTTGCTTTTTATTTCCATGACCTGATAATAAGTTATTCAATTTATATTATTTGCTAATTTTTCATTTTGCTTTTTTCATTTTTCATTTTCTATGCGTCCTCGGCAGGAATCGAACGTCGTCGATCCTCTCCTCTTTGACACCTTGCGGTTTCAATACTTCCACCACGGGAAAACTCCCGTTTTCCCGACCCCTTTCCCATTCGATCCAAATCACAGCTTATTTTATTTTTCTGCGCTCTCGGCAGGAATCGAACCTGCATCACAAGCTTCGGAGGCTCGTGTCCTATCCATTGGACTACGAGAGCATGCTTCAAACTACAAACCAAACACCAAACATCAAATCTCAAAACCATATACCAAAAATAAAAAAGGAACTTGTCTGTATGTTTTTACTTTGTGGTTTTGGTCTTTGGTTTTTGGACTTTAGTATCTTTCACTGAAAATAACATCACTCCGAATTATTTGTGTTTCTCCGATAATTTACCAATATGATATGCCGCGATCCCGAATGCAACTGATACATTCAAAGATTCCTTAGCCCCTCTCATGGGAATCTCTATGATCTTATCCGATCTATCAAGCAGAGTTTTCTTCACTCCGCTATTCTCATTTCCAATGATCAATGCTACCGGACATTTCGGTTTATAGGCCGAGTAATCGATACTTTCAGGATTTTGCTCAAGAGAGACAATTTCAAATCCGTTTTTCTTCAATTCTTCTACGACCCTCCATGCCTGTTTTGCATATTCCCACTTTACACTCTCTTCGGCCCCCAAGGCAACTTTTGAAATTTTTCCTTTCGCCCTCTCGTCATCCGGCCGGCCGGATATGCCGCATAAATATATTTTGTTCACGCCGGCGCCATCGGCAGTTCTAAAAACAGAACCTATATTATGGAGGCTCCTGAGGTCATCGCAGATCACAACAAATCTTTCTTCTTTCGTCATTTTCATTATCATCTTAAAAATAGCCTCAAAAGCATGTACAATACGTTAATCGCCGCCGAAGCCGCATTGTAAGCTTTATTGTATTCATCGGTTCCATAATCCGCTTCATTCAAAGGGCGCATGGTGCGCGAATCAAGTTTCATAGAAAGTATTCTTCCGGCCTTTTCGACCATTTCCATATCTTTATCTCTATACAGCTCAAGCAATTCTTTGATATTATCATTAAATTCCTGGTCTTTTTTACTGGGATTTTCAATCGACTTCTTCTTCTCTTCCTGCCATTTTTTAAATTCCATTGCCTCTCCCCGGTTCATCCAAATCCCCCCGCATTTTTTGCATTGCTCGACTTCAAGTTCTTCCGGAAAATTAAAGTCCTTCAATCTCTCAAGTCCGATCCCGCATTTCGGACATGCTTTTTTCCCGTTACCCAAAAATGAATTCTCCTGAAGTTTGTCCAATTTTAGATTTTCGATCTTCTCGATCTCTTCTTTTGGAAGAGGGTAAAGCTCCAGACTGTCGAACCAGATACCTCCGCAATCAAAGCACTGGTCAAGTCTGATCTTTATTCCATATTGGCCTTCAGCAGCAACTTCATGAAGATCCTTGCCGCAATCCGGACACTTTGGATTTGTTCCCGCATTTTCCATTTTTTTGGTGTTTGGTTTTTGGTGTTTGGTTTTTTATCATTACATCCCCATCATCTTCCGGGCAAGCTCTTCATATTTCGCTCTTTCCTGCGGAGACATGGATTTGAATTTCGCAAGCATCTCGAATTGACTGGGATTTTCTTTCCCGCCCATAAGCTTTTTCATCTTCTCCGCGATATCCCGTTGCTCTTCTTCGCTCATATTCTGCATATTCTGGATCGCTTTTTTTGCCATCTCTCTCTGATTCTCGGGAAGGCTTTCCAGATGTTTATCGATCGCTTTGTCGACGATCTTCTTGCCGATCTTGGTTTTTGCCACTTCTTTCACTCCTTTTGCCATCACATTTTTTATTGAATCTTTTATTCCCATTTTTTTTGATTTAACTGTTTAATTATCATATTTTAGCATATAAATGCAAAAAGCGGAAAGAGTATCCTCGTCTTTGATTCTGTTGCTTTTTATCATCTCTTTTATCTCAGAAAGCGTGTATTTCTTCACTTTCACGTCCGATTCTTTTTCAAGGCCCTTCAGGTCCTGTTTACCGAATGAAAGGTCCTCCGCAAAAAACACATTCGCCTTTTGATTCGATGGTCCGTAGTATGCATAAAGCCAGCCGATCTTTTTCATTTTTCCTGCCGTTATTCCGGCCTCTTCCTTGAGCTCCTTTCGTGCCGCCATGATCGGGGTCTCTCCTTTTTCGATCCCTCCCGCCACAACCTGGATCAGGTACGATTTCGTCGGATATCTATATTGCTCTATGAGATAGAAATATTCCCCTTCTTTTGCTATCACGATCACATAATCGTTCCTTTCCAGAAGATAGTACCTGTGCACTTTTTTCCCCGAGAATGTGAAATCTTCCTCAGTGATCCTCATGTACTTGCACTTGTATGCAACCCTGGAATGCAATATTTTCACTTTCTTCTTTTTCATATTTTTATTCTATCAATTTCGAAGCATTGTCTTTGCCGTTCTCGATCTTTTCTCCGCCGATCTGGTCAACGATCTTCTGAAGCTGGCGAGTTCTGACTCCAGAAACCGCGTCATATTGTTCCGAAACCGATCTTATCCTGCTTCCGAGCCTGTCGACTTCTTCGTTGTATTTTGAAAATTCCTGTTTGAATTTGCTTATATATCCTATTATCTTGTGCAAATCTTCCTGGATCCTGAAATTGTCATAGGACTGCCTGATCATCCTTGAGATCGCCGCAAAAGAAAAGGGTCCCGTGATGATCACTTTCTTTCTCAGAGCATCTCCCGATATGTCGCTCAACTTGTCGCAGATCAGGCTGAATATCATCTCATTCGGAACGAAAAGGATCACAAAATCCATCGTTTTCTCTTCCGGATTTATATAATCTCGGCTCGTCACCTGCTTTATTTTCTGTTTGACATCGGTCTTGAACTGATCGAGATATTTCTTCTTCTCAAGCTTGTCGTCCACTTCCTGGTATTTTACGAGCGACTGATAAGGGAATTTCGCATCTATGTTTATTTTTGTCTTATCGGGAAGCTTGATCGTAATGTCCGGCCTGTTGGCGTTCGTGTCCTGTGCCAGATTCACCACATAATCCAGATCTTTCACGAACCCGATCATCTTCAGGATATTTTCCGCAACTTCCTCCCCATATTTCCCGCGAAGCTGATTATTTGAAAGTATGTTCTTCAGATTATCCGTGGAATCTTTCAGTTTTGTTGTCACGTCTTTGTGTTCCTCAAGAATCGCCCGAAGATTGGAGAATTCGCTTATCCTTTCTTTCTCGGTGTTTTCGATCTTTTTCTGGCTTTCGCTGAGCTCGCTGTTTATCTTTTCGACAAGTTCCTTGATGACATCTTTTTTTCCGTCGAGATATTGCTCGTTTCTTTTCATCTTTTCTCCCTGCAATTCCATGAACCTATCCCGCTCTTCTTTCAAAAGCTCCCTGTTCCTTTCTTCGAGAGACTTCAGATTTTCATCCGCTATCCTTTTCAGATAACCCATCAAAGGCCTTTTAAGAAGCAAAAAAAGCGCTCCGAGGACAATGATCGCCGTGATTATGTTGGTTATTATCTGTTCGAACATGGAATAAATTTAGAATTTATATACAAAAACAAACTGCTTTTGACAGTTAGTATTTTAGCACTATTAATACCTTTTTACAATAAAAAAAGTTAGAAGTTCAGTTATTGCCTTCTAACTCAAACATACGACATTGCGAAAGCGACATCTTCAATCGCTTTCATTTGTTCCTTTCCGGGATTTGGGAACAGTTCATCTATGATCATACAGACTGTTTCCACAACCTCTTCCCTTATAGCGGCAAACACCGGCTGCATTTTCCTTACTTCATCAACTTTTTCTGCGCTCACAATTGGAACGCCTCCTGGCCATGCATAAGGTCCATGATAGGGCCCTCCCTTATCGTCATCTACACTTGTCATATATCTTCACCTCTTCTGTTCAAATTCGGTTTACTTCATGTAAAATATAC
Above is a window of Candidatus Paceibacterota bacterium DNA encoding:
- a CDS encoding asparagine synthase C-terminal domain-containing protein, whose translation is MLADFEKLEKPKKYDDNENKLKKELHDALDLAVRSSVSGAEKVAVAFSGGLDSSIMAYLVAKYSMPMLFCVGFKDSHDVINARKSAELLGFELNIISLEETDLGKYFARTVELVGTTDRLITDLNVPLYIILEEIGKHGFDKLVLGQGADTLFGGFARYPYSENFGDEILQDIKNIGKTNLVYNYKIFDNFKMKPIYPFLEKDVVDIAVKSDPGLKIRDGVQKYILRETFREYLPENIVDLPKKSFQYGSGIHKALRKFSKEN
- a CDS encoding HD domain-containing protein; this translates as MNTEQEKTIQKIADEVKQRLEGEGSGHDWWHIVRVWNMAKHIGKNENVDILIVELAALLHDIADWKFYEGDDTVGPKIARQILEKYSVSAETTDQVCGIIMNMSFKGAGVITEMKTFEGKVVQDSDRLDAIGAIGVARTFAYGGHKNRPMYDPNKEPSIHQSKEEYFRSESPTINHFYEKLLLLKDRMNTETAKELAEDRHSFMEAYLDRFFQEWDGKA
- a CDS encoding TrmH family RNA methyltransferase, with amino-acid sequence MIMKMTKEERFVVICDDLRSLHNIGSVFRTADGAGVNKIYLCGISGRPDDERAKGKISKVALGAEESVKWEYAKQAWRVVEELKKNGFEIVSLEQNPESIDYSAYKPKCPVALIIGNENSGVKKTLLDRSDKIIEIPMRGAKESLNVSVAFGIAAYHIGKLSEKHK
- a CDS encoding zf-TFIIB domain-containing protein — translated: MENAGTNPKCPDCGKDLHEVAAEGQYGIKIRLDQCFDCGGIWFDSLELYPLPKEEIEKIENLKLDKLQENSFLGNGKKACPKCGIGLERLKDFNFPEELEVEQCKKCGGIWMNRGEAMEFKKWQEEKKKSIENPSKKDQEFNDNIKELLELYRDKDMEMVEKAGRILSMKLDSRTMRPLNEADYGTDEYNKAYNAASAAINVLYMLLRLFLR
- a CDS encoding NUDIX hydrolase, encoding MKKKKVKILHSRVAYKCKYMRITEEDFTFSGKKVHRYYLLERNDYVIVIAKEGEYFYLIEQYRYPTKSYLIQVVAGGIEKGETPIMAARKELKEEAGITAGKMKKIGWLYAYYGPSNQKANVFFAEDLSFGKQDLKGLEKESDVKVKKYTLSEIKEMIKSNRIKDEDTLSAFCIYMLKYDN
- a CDS encoding DNA recombination protein RmuC; amino-acid sequence: MFEQIITNIITAIIVLGALFLLLKRPLMGYLKRIADENLKSLEERNRELLKEERDRFMELQGEKMKRNEQYLDGKKDVIKELVEKINSELSESQKKIENTEKERISEFSNLRAILEEHKDVTTKLKDSTDNLKNILSNNQLRGKYGEEVAENILKMIGFVKDLDYVVNLAQDTNANRPDITIKLPDKTKINIDAKFPYQSLVKYQEVDDKLEKKKYLDQFKTDVKQKIKQVTSRDYINPEEKTMDFVILFVPNEMIFSLICDKLSDISGDALRKKVIITGPFSFAAISRMIRQSYDNFRIQEDLHKIIGYISKFKQEFSKYNEEVDRLGSRIRSVSEQYDAVSGVRTRQLQKIVDQIGGEKIENGKDNASKLIE